In Tachysurus vachellii isolate PV-2020 chromosome 12, HZAU_Pvac_v1, whole genome shotgun sequence, the following are encoded in one genomic region:
- the scarb2a gene encoding lysosome membrane protein 2a isoform X2: protein MRRSCAIYATGIVCAHLLIVGIALMVAQVFQTMIQERIKKEITLAEKSRVLAGWINPPPPVYMQYFFFNVTNPQEFLAGEAKPRVTQMGPYTYREYRPRENVTFLENGTKVFATNPKSFVFLPEMSVGDPEVDLLTTPNIPVIAVMNEMHSYSFYIRPLISIYMKSLGVGMFMTRTVHEFLWGFKDPLMSKLHSLKPEVDEYFGLMYKKNGTHEGEFVFHTGAQNYMDYGKIDTWNGIRQMTWWSSEQSNMINGTDGSVFHTFLSRDELLYIFAADLCRSIHLGYVNDTEVKGIPAFRFAPPADVLAAPDENPANAGFCVPAKDCLSKGVLKVSVCREGAPIVVSFPHFYQADEKYINAIDGMNPNKEEHETYLDLNPTTGVPIRACKRAQLNVIMKRVPGFPQTRLLNETIFPIMYVNETATIDDDSASQMKTLLLIIKLVSNFPVIIVGVGALLLLIFIFLLCRNRQRKTAKDDTAYTPVSNKSDDSPESHSNQPTKNGSYIAMSPVEAHKC, encoded by the exons ATGAGACGATCTTGTGCTATTTACGCCACGGGGATTGTGTGTGCTCATCTGCTCATAGTGGGAATCGCCCTGATGGTGGCTCAAGTCTTCCAAACAATGATTCAGGAGAGGATAAAAAag GAAATCACACTGGCTGAGAAGAGTCGAGTACTGGCTGGCTGGATAAACCCTCCACCCCCTGTTTACATGCAGTATTTCTTCTTCAATGTTACTAACCCTCAAGAGTTCTTGGCTGGTGAGGCAAAGCCTCGTGTCACACAAATGGGACCATATACATATAG GGAATACAGACCAAGAGAGAATGTGACATTCTTGGAAAATGGCACCAAGGTCTTTGCCACGAATCCGAAGAGTTTTGTCTTTCTTCCGGAAATGTCTGTCGGAGACCCCGAGGTGGACCTCTTGACCACTCCCAACATCCCAGTCATT GCTGTCATGAACGAAATGCATTCCTATTCTTTTTACATCCGCCCGCTGATCTCTATATATATGAAATCTCTGGGTGTTGGCATGTTCATGACACGCACTGTCCACGAGTTTCTGTGGGGTTTCAAGGATCCTCTGATGAGCAAACTTCATTCCCTGAAGCCTGAAGTGGATGAATACTTTGGCCTCATGTATAAG AAAAATGGAACCCATGAAGGCGAATTTGTCTTCCACACCGGAGCGCAGAACTACATGGACTATGGCAAGATCGACACCTGGAACGGAATAAG ACAGATGACCTGGTGGTCATCAGAGCAGAGCAACATGATTAACGGCACAGACGGCAGCGTGTTCCACACCTTCCTTTCCAGAGACGAGCTGCTCTACATCTTTGCTGCGGATCTCTGCAG GTCGATCCATCTGGGATACGTGAATGATACAGAGGTGAAGGGAATTCCAGCATTTCGCTTTGCTCCTCCTGCCGATGTCCTAGCTGCTCCAGATGAGAATCCTGCTAACGCTGGCTTCTGTGTGCCTGCCAAAGACTGCCTGAGTAAAGGAGTGCTTAAAGTCAGCGTGTGTCGCGAAG GTGCACCCATTGTAGTTTCCTTCCCACATTTCTACCAAGCTGATGAGAAGTACATCAATGCCATTGATGGGATGAATCCAAACAAGGAAGAGCACGAAACATACCTCGACCTTAACCCG ACGACTGGGGTCCCTATTCGTGCCTGTAAGAGAGCCCAGCTCAATGTTATAATGAAGAGGGTTCCTGGCTTTCC CCAAACACGTCTCCTGAACGAAACCATCTTCCCCATTATGTATGTCAATGAG ACGGCAACCATCGATGACGACTCAGCCTCCCAAATGAAAACTCTGCTGCTGATCATAAAGTTAGTGTCCAACTTCCCCGTCATCATTGTGGGAGTAGGCGCCTTATTACtgctcatcttcatcttcttgcTGTGTAGGAACCGTCAAAGAAAG